The DNA region AGAATCTAAGAAATTTAGTTAACTTAAGTTATTAAAATTGTAGTATATAAAGTTTTTGCATCTGCAGATGATTTTATAAGTAGCCTGTGAGAGAATTATATGGTTACTCAATGGTGATGCCCATGGATCTTCTATCGATGGTTTTCGTTGGAATTGGCTTGGGGATGGATACATTCAGCATATCAGTGAGCCGCGGTCTTGTGAGCCATGAATCAGGAATCAACTACGCCCTCATAACTGCATTCTCATTCGGGGCATTCCAGGCGTTCATGCCCATCCTAGGATGGATATCTGGTCTTGAAATTCAGAGCATCGTATCAACCTTTGCTCCCTGGGTTGCATTTACACTCCTCCTTCTCATAGGGCTGAAAATGATATACGAGAGCACCATGCTTGAGGAGGAGGAATTCAAATTCAGTTACCGTGAACTCCTTCTGCTCTCGGTTGCAACCAGCATAGATGCCTTTGCTGTGGGTGTCAGCTTTGCACTCCTTAAGATATCCATATGGTTGCCAATAATAATCATAGGAGTCATCACATTCCTCCTCTCCCTTGGGGGAAGCTACCTTGGAGAGAAGATAGGCCACATATTTGAAAACCGTATAGAGGCAGTGGGTGGTGTCATCCTCATCCTCATTGGTTTAAGAATCCTCCTGGAGAATAACGTCCTCTGAGGACCATGCTCACTGATATTATGGGGGTGGCCGGTCTGAGGGTTGGAATCTGTCAGATGCAGGTAAATGAGAGAAAGGAAGAAAACATCAAAAAAGCCTCTGAGATGATAAGGGAAGCTTGCAGCAGGGGTGCTGAACTTGTGGTCCTCCCTGAGATGTTCACATGCCCCTACGACTCTGAACTCTTCCCTGAATATGCGGAGGATGAGAATGGGGAGACCATAACCGCAATGAGATCCCTTGCAGCAGAACTTGGGGTCCATCTGGTTGCAGGTTCAATTCCCGAGCGGACCCCAGAGGGGATATACAACACCTCCTTCATCATTGATGATGGTGGTGACATCACCGCGAGACACAGGAAGGTTCACCTCTTTGATATAGACGTGGAGGGTGAGATAACCTTCAGGGAATCCGACACTCTGATTGCAGGTAGCTCTGTAACCGTTACTGATACAGGTTCTGCTGTGATCGGGGTTGGTATATGCTATGACATGCGCTTCCCTGAACTCTCAAGGATGATGGCCCTGGGGGGTGCGGAGGTTCTAGTATTTCCCGGTGCATTCAACATGAAAACCGGGCCGGCCCACTGGAGGCTCCTTGTGCGGTCGAGGGCCCTTGACAACCAGTGCTACTGTGTTGCAGTGTCCCCTGCAAGAAATCACGGGGAATCCTATGTTGCATACGGCCACTCACTTGTCGCCGACCCATGGGGTTCGGTTATGGTTGATGCGGGCAGCTCAGAATGTGTTCTAACAGTCGACCTGGATATGGAAATGGTGGAAAAAGTGAGAAGGGAGCTTCCACTTCTAAGGAATCGGAGACCAGATGTTTACAGTTGGATGGAGGGAGCTGACCATGAATAAACCCTCAGGGAAATCCATCATAATACTCATCGTGGGTATCATCCTTGCATTCTCATCATATTTTGTAGCCAACGTGGATATAGGGGGTTACTCTGCTGTATCAGTTGTTTTCATCATATCCATGGCCCTCCCATCATTTATTTCAGTGATAAGGGACCTCAGGGGTCGTGGTGTTATTCTGATACTTGTTCTGGGGGCCTATGCAATTCTAATCGAGACTGTGGCCATAGTAACGGGTTTTCCCTACTCGGAGTTCCATTACAGTGGACTCATTGGACTGAAGATACTTGGACACACGCCCTTCACGGTCCCATTCGCCTGGCTGCCCCTCTTCCTGGGGTCTGCCTATCTTGCAAAGGAATCTGTTGCTGGGAAACTGAAATTTCTGGGCCTTTCAACCCTCCTTGTGGTTCTCACAGATGTGGTGATTGACCCTGCAGCCGTGGCCCTCAACTTCTGGATCTGGAGTAATCCAGGAATATTCTATGGTGTGCCCCTGCAGAACTTTGCTGGGTGGGTGCTCTCAGGTTTCATTGCATCCCTTATTCTGCTTGTGGTTCTGGGTGATTCTGTGAAGGAAATGAAATCAGGGACCATCTCCAGCCTCTACCTGATAATGTGCTTCTGGACAGCCGCCTGCCTCTTCCTTGGACTTGAAATCCCCTTCATAACCGGTTTAATCCTCCTGGCACTCATACTCATTAAAACAAAGGCAAACCTGTGGTAGGATCCTGAATAGTTAAATTCAGAAAACCAAAGCAAGAACGTTCAAGATCAATTAAATCCAGTGAAAGATCTTGTGGTTTATGAGCGCAAGGAAGAGTAGACCTCCAAGGGCTGTGTTGACGTAGGGCAGGTACCAGTAAACCTTCTCTATCCTTATTCTTTCGAAAAGAAGTACAGAAAGGGGAAATGCAGGATACGCGAATACCAGGAAGCTTAGAGGATGTAGATCTGTAAGATAGACTGTGATGAAAGATAATATCAGCCAGAAGGCTGCTGAAAGTGCAAGTGCCATACTTTCACCCATGAATACTGGTGTTGTGTTGATTCCTGCCCTCCTATCATACTCTGTGTCAGGTACGGCGGAGAATATGTGCATGGCAGCGATGTGGCAGTAGCCTGCAAGGAGTATTATGGGTTCAGGTAGGCTTCCTGATGCGAGGCTGTAGGCAAATAAACCGGGCATTATGTAGAGGTAATTGGATGAAAAATCCAGGAAGGGCCTCTCCTTGAATCTGAGTGGGGGTGCACTGTAGAAATATGATAGGAATAAAAATCCGAGGAAAAGAAGGGCCTCCTCTGGTTTCTGTGAAAACATGAGGGCGACGCTGATACCTGTAACTGCAAGCAGTGAATTTCTGAGTTTCCTCCGCTCACTCTGCATCAGCATGTGCTCCCTTGAGCCCTTCTTGGGGTTGAGTCTGTCTGTATCCTCATCCCAGTAGTCGTTGACACCGTAGATGAACACGTTAGCCGGGAAAAAGAAGTAGAGGAGGTATATGTAATAGGCTGGTGAGAGAAAATCAGTGAAACCCTTCGCTGCAAGGGTGTACCCAATTACATATGTTCCACCGGTGTATATCCAGAACCTGAATCGGGATATGCAGACCAGAAAGCCCGTGTAATCTTTTATGGAATTAAAAAGGGATCCGGAGGTCAGCTGAGACATTTGAAGGTCCCCTAAATACCCTGCTTAGTTGGTGACCTGGGTCTGATGAGCCTCAGCATGTTCAGGAGGGCTCCTGAGACCACCCTGCCCCTTGATGGCTTCACCTTCCTCCGGTAGACTATGAGAGGGTCCCTTTCGATTATTCTGGACGTCCAGAGGTACATGTCAGCGGCGGTCTTTATGGGTACCAGGTAACGGTAGGGGATGTACCTGTAACCCTCCTCTGCCCTCCTCTGCCAGTCCCTGTAAATATCAATCTGAGCCCTGAGGAAGGACCTGAAATTATCCTCCCTTCCCCTTATTTCACTTAAATCCAGTGACTCCAGATCAAATCTTTCAAGTTCAGTCAGCGGGAAGTAGAGCCTCCCCAGTTCAACATCCTCTGCTATGTCCCTTATGAAGTTGACGTACTGCATGGCCCTCCCCAGGTAGCGGGCATGGGGGTATGAATCCTTGTCAAGACCCATGATGGATGCCATGAAGAGCCCCACAACCTCAGATGAACCCAGGAGGTACTCCTCAAGGTCAGACATTGTCCTGTAGGATGAGACAGTTATATCCATCTCCATTGATCTGAGAAAGGCCTCTGTCCACTCTGGATTGAAAGATTTTCTGGCTGAAAGTTCCGCGAATGAATCAACAACCACATCCCCGGTTTTTTCACCTGATGATGCCAGCCGGTAGCGTTCAACAAAGTCGTAGAACCCCTCGGTATCCTGGGGTATTCTATCAACATAGTCATCTGCCCTTCTCAGGAAACTGTAGAGTATGAAAACGTCCCTCCTCACCTTGGGTGGGAAGAAGAGGGTGCTGTAGAAGTATGTTTTGCTTCCCCTTTTGAATATTGAATAGATTTTTTCATCAATCAAGAGCCTATCACCCATAAAACTTTTAAAGCTGCTTTGCATGGAATTCCAGATTATTCACCCATTTCTTCCAGTATCTCCCTGCAGACAATCTGGGAGGATATGAGTGTCATTGGCACCCCTATACCCGGATGGGTGTACTGTCCAGTGTAGTAAAGGTTTTTAACCTTCCTGCTTTTATGTGCCGGCCTCCAGAGGGCGGTCTGCCTGAGAGTATGGGACAGCCCAAGTGCTGTCCCCCTGTATGCATTGTAGCGTTCCCTGAAGTCATTTATGGCGAATATGCGCTTCACAACCACGTGCTCCCTTATCCTCATACCGGTCTTCCCCTCAAGGTCATCCATGACCCTCCTGTAGAGGCCCTCCCTCAGCTCCTGGTTATCCTCCATACCCGGTGCCAGGGGTACCAGTATGAAGAGGGTGTCTGATCCCTCGGGAGCAGCTGTTGTATCCGTCCTTGAGGGAACATTAACATAGTATGATGGCCTATCAGGCCATGAGGCCTTCTCAGGGTCAAAGACCTGCTGGAATTTGTCTGCCCAGTCCCTCTCAAGGAAGAGGTTATGGTGGTCAAGGGCGTCTACTGTGCGGTCAACACCCAGGTAGGCCACAAAGGCTGATGGTGCCAGTACCCTTGAATTCCAGTAGTTCTCATCATAGGTCCTGTGGTCTGCATCAAGGAGTTGGAGTTCACTGTGGGGGTAATCTGCATTCACAAGAACTGCATCGGCATCGTGGATGTTCCTGTCGGTTACAACAGACGTGGCCATCTTATCTGTAACCTCTATCCTCTTAACCTCCTCGTTGAAGTGGAATTCAGCCCCGTTCTCAAGTGCAAGTTCATATATGGACTCTGCAACCCTCCTTATGCCCCCCTCAGGGTAGAAAACCCCAAGTGTCATGTCAATGTGGGACATTATATGGTACATGGAGGGCGTATCCTGCGGTGCGCTTCCAAGGAATCCTATGGAGTACTGGAGTATCTTTCTTGCCTCATCACTCTCAAAGCGTTTGTTAACAAAGTGCTCAAGGGATTCGAGTATGTTGAGTCTGATCCCCTGAAGAAGGAGTTTGCCATTGAGGAAGTCAAGGATGGAACGGTAGTCCCTGTAGAGCATCTCCTTCACAACGGAATCATACAGTTCACCTGCTGAATTGAGGTATTCCCTGAGCTTCTCACCCCCATTTTCCTCGAAGCTGTCAAAGAGTTCATAGTTCCTTTCAATATCGGATGAGACATTTACAACCTTATCATCATCAAAGAATACCCTGTATGCGGGGTCGAGTTGTTTCAGTGAGTAGAAATCCTCAGGTTTACTCCTGAACTCTGCAAAGAAGTTCTCAAATATGTCCGGCATGAGGTACCATGATGGGCCCATATCAAATGTGAATCCCCCCTCACTGTAGACGCTTGCGCGGCCACCCGGCCCCTCATTTTTTTCAATAACAGTTACATCCATCCCATCCCTTGCAAGAAGCGCTGCTGCAGATATACCTCCAAATCCAGCCCCCACGATCACTATCCTCATGAAACCACCGGCTAAAATATTATATATAGTTATATAATGACACTCAAAAAATATAAAAGTTTCATGGGGACTGCAATAAACAATATTACTGAATTGAGTAATTGATGAACACTTCACAGCGAAAAAAGCGGGAGGACTATGACTGGATCTTTTTGAGTGACTTATTGGCAGCCTTCTTGAAGTCCTTATCCCCCTTTCTTCTGGCCTTCTTGATTGGTTCTATGGCCCTTGGATCCCCTAGGTCGCCAAGGGATCTTACAGCAGCAAGTTTAACCCCCCAGTCCTCATCCTCAAGGGCGCCGATGAGTGGCTCCACAGCTCTCTTATCCCCCAGTTCCCCAAGGGACCTTGCAGCGACCTTCCTAACCCCCCAGTCCTCATCCTCAAGGGCATCGATGAAGTGATCCACAACTCCTGGATCCCCTATCTTCTTGAGGGCGAATGTGGCGTATCTCCTGACATCCCCCTCACCAGTGTCCATTATTTCAATGAGCCTTTCAAGGGACAGTTTTCCAAATTCTGCAAGTCTCTCTGCGGCCCTAAATCTGACAGGATGACTTTCATCCTCCAGAAGTCCGACCAGTATTTCAACAGATTCCTCTGATGGTTCAAGTTCATCCACGACCTTCATCTTTTCCTCTGAATCCATGAGACCGATTTTATCCTTCAAAGTACTATCAGCCATGAGAATCACCTGATAAATTCACCTGATTGATTCTGTGATAATAAACCGTGATGATACTCTTTTATTCCTCAGCTGATATAAATGTTAATGGACCAAATTCCTGGCTGGTAGGATGATGTGGATGAATAAACTGGACTTCATGAAAAAAAACTCCAGGTGGTATTTCCTGTCTGAGGTTATCAAACTGGGTAGACTTCCATTTCTCGGTGCTGGCCTGATCCTCTATGCCACAGGGGCCGTTCTTGCAGGTATAGGGAGGGGTTACCTCCCCCTCGACCAGTTCATCATGGGATATGCGATCGTGATGCCGGCCCATCTTTCTGTATCCTACAGCAACGACTACTATGACTTTGAACTGGACAACCCTGAGGCTGCAACAGTATACACTGGCGGAAGCGGGGTTCTCCAGAGACACCCTGAACTCAGAGGCTTTGCCTGGAAATTCGCTGTCCTTCTCATATCAGTATCCCTGACACTTGCCGCTATCCACACTCTCATCTACCGTAACCCTGCAGTTCTTCTCCTTGCAGTTGCCGGTAATCTGCTTGGATGGTTCTACAGTGCCCCTCCGGCCAGACTATCATACAGGGGGCTTGGAGAGGTTGCAACAGCCCTTACAGGCTTCATATTCCCTGCCATGGGTTACTCTGTAATCATGGGCGTGATTGATACCCCTTTAATCCTCTTCTCCATCCCCATAATGCTTTTGCAGCTTGTTTTCATCATAAACGTTGAGATACCTGACCTCCGGGAGGACCTGCTGGGAGGCAAGATGACGTTTCCTGTCAGGAGGGGTGTCAGAGTATCCAGAAGGGTTATGGCCTTAAGTGCGGCTGCTGCAACGGTTTCACTGGGACTTCTTGAATTCTACCCCCATTTTGATCCCGGGATCAGTTTTCCCATAATCGCTCTGCTTTCACTCACAGTCACAGTTCCCTGCATCTACTATTACATACATAACCCCGAGGAAGTTAATGTAAGGGGATCTGAGGTTGTGATGAACTCACTCATAGCCTTCGGGGTCCTTGACCTCCTCTACCTCATCAGCGTCCTGGTGATGCAATGAACACGTTTAAACTGATGGATGGACTGGAAATATGTGACCTGTCACTTCTCATTGAGGATTCAATTATAATAGCCGACCTCCACCTGGGGTACGAACAGTACCTCACCAGTGAGGGAGTCATGGTCCCGGGATTCCAGTTCAGAAGGATAGTTGAGCGAATAGAATCCATAAGGGACGCATCGGGCGCCTCAGGTATCATCATAAATGGTGACCTCAAGCATGAATTCGGGAGGGTGAGCCGCCAGGAGAACCGGGAAATCATGAGGATGATGGACTACCTCCAGGAAAACTTCAGGGAGATAACACTGATCAAGGGGAATCATGACCCCATAGTACCCCACATGTCCATAATATCAGGTATTGCAGTCCATGAAACCATGAAGGTGGGCGATTTCCTCCTGACACATGGCCATGTGATACCTGAAAAACTTGACGCTGAAAACATCATCATAGGCCACGAACACCCCTGCGTGGGTCTCAGAAGCGGTGAAAGGGTTGAAAAGATCAAATGCTTCCTCCTGGGGCCCTTCAGGGATATGAATCTCGTTGTCATGCCATCCTTCAATTTCATAAGCGAGGGCTCCGACATCCTCCATGAGGCTGTACTATCACCCTTCCTCAGGGAGGCTGAGCTTGAGGAATTCCATGTCTATGGTGTTGAGGACTTTGAGGTTTTCGATTTCGGGACGGTGGGTGCCCTCATGGAGTTCACTTCATCCACGGGATTCAGTGGTGGGTGGTGAGGCCCATGATAGTCAGGCAGAAGAAGAAATACTCAGGCAGCAGAATACATTCTGTTCTTCACCCCTGGGTCAGCGAATGGTTCAAGAGGACCTTTGATGACTTCACAGAGGCCCAGAAGTATGCGATAATGGATATACACATGGGGAGGAACGTCCTTGTATCGTCACCAACAGGTTCAGGTAAGACACTCACCGCGTTTCTTTCAATAATCAGTGAACTCACCACACTTGCAGATAGGGGTGAACTTGAGGACAGCGTCTACTGCATATACATTTCACCCCTTAAGGCCCTTGATAATGACATAGAAAGGAACCTTGAGGAACCCCTCCAGGGTATAAGGGAGATTGCAGAGGAAAATGGCAGGGACCTTGAGATAAGGAAGGCTGTGCGGACCGGTGACACCAGCAGCTATGAGCGCTCCAGGATGCTCAAAAATCCCCCACACATCCTTATAACGACCCCTGAGACGCTCTCAATACTCCTTGTGGCCCCGAAGTTCCGTGAAAAGCTTTCAACTGTGCGCTATGTTATCGTGGATGAAATACACTCCCTTGCAGATAATAAGAGGGGTGTTCACCTTTCACTGAGCCTTGAGAGGCTGCAGCACCTTGTCGGTAACTTCACAAGGATCGGTTTATCTGCGACGGTGCATCCACTTGAGCGTGTTGCAAGATTTCTGGTGGGTTACAGTTATGGTAATGAAAGGGACTGCATCATAGTGGACGTTAACTACCTTAAAGAACTTGACATTGAACTCATCTGCCCGGTTGATGACATCGTGGCCGCTGACCCTGAGGAAATTGGTAATGCCCTCTATGACATCCTCCACGACCTCATAATGGAACACCGGACAACCCTGATCTTCACCAACACGCGTAGCGGGACCGAGAGTGTGGTTTACAACCTTAAAAGTCGCTTCCCTGAGAGTTACACCGATGAAAACATAATGGCACACCACTCATCACTTTCGAGGGAGATAAGGCTTGAAACAGAGGAGAAACTCAAGAGGGGTGAGCTGAAGGCGGTTGTATCATCAACGTCCCTTGAACTCGGGATAGACATCGGTTACATTGACCTGGTGGTTCTTCTGAGTTCACCAAAATCTGTTTCAAGGGCACTCCAGCGTATCGGGAGAAGCGGTCATCAGCTTCATGAGAAATCAAAGGGACGGATAGTTGTCGTGGACAGGGACGACCTTGTTGAGTGTTCACTCATACTCAAGAACGCAGTTGAGGGTAAAATAGATTCCATAAGGGTACCCGAGAACTGCCTGGATGTCCTGGCCCAGCACATATACGGGATGGCCATTGAGAACCCCTGGGACATTGACCATGCCTTGGAGGTTATAAGGAACAGCTACTGCTACAGGAACCTCAGGAGGGAGGATTACCTCTCTGTACTCAGCTACCTTGCAGGGGAGTATGCTGAGCTCGAGGAGAGATACGTATACGCCAAGATCTGGCTTGACCACGAGAAGAACATGTTCGGGAGGAGGGGTAAACTTGCTAGGATGCTCTACTCCACCAACATAGGGACCATACCTGATAGGAGCGCTGCGGTTGTTAAGTGCAACGGGAAGGTTGTGGGGAGGATAGAGGAGGACTTCATGGAGAAACTCAGGAAGGGTGACACCTTTGTTCTCGGTGGGAAGATCTACAGATTCAACTATGCAAGGGGTATGACCGTCAATGTCAGCCCCGCCTCAGGACCCCCCAACATTCCATCATGGTTCTCAGAGCAGCTACCCCTCTCCTTTGACCTTGCAGTTGACATACAGCGCTTCAGGGACATTATGGACGGTAAGTTCCAGTACGGGCGTTCAAAGGCAGAGATAATAGAGTTCATAATGGACTATCTCCACGTGGATGAGAGGGCTGCAGGTTCAATCTATGAGTATTTCCGTGAACAGTACCTCTACGCGACAATACCAAGCATCAGGAGGATGCTTGTTGAGTACTACACTGGCTTCGGGGGCAGAAAATTCATCGTATTCCACAGCCTCTTTGGAAGGAGGGTTAACGACGCCCTATCAAGGGCTGTTGCCTATGTCATTGCAAGGCGTTACCGGCGGGACGTTATGATATCTGTCTCTGACAATGGATTCTATCTGAGTTCAGAGGGAAAGATGGGTGGTCTCGAGTCATTCATGGAACTTGAACCTGAGAACCTCCGGGAGATACTTAAGAAGGCCCTTGACAGGACAGAAACCCTTGCAAGCAGGTTCAGGCACTGCGCTGGCCGTGCCCTCATGATACTCCGCAGGTACAGGGGGGAGGAGAAGTCGGTTGGCAGGCAGCAGGTGAGGGGTAAGATACTCCTTAAATTTGTGAGTGAACTGGATGACAGGTTCCCCATACTCGAGGAGGCCCGCAGGGAGGTTATGGAGGACTACATGGACATCGAGAATGCCATCAGGGTCCTTGAATGGATCCGTGATGGTGAAATGGAGATACGGCAGGTTGACACGAGGATACCCTCACCATTTGCCTTTAACCTGGTTGCCCAGGGTTACCTGGATGTGCTCAAGTATGAGGACCGGATAGAATTCATCAGGAGGATGCATCAGGCTATACTGGACGAGATCAGATGATCTTCCAGTTATGCGAAAAGAACAGAAACTGATATCCTCTTTACTTCAGGGATGAACTCAGGTAATCATAGTATATGAAAAAAGACCAGGAATCTGGTGTCATCTTTTCTTTAGAACAAGCATCATGTTACCTCCCCTCCTGAACTCATAGTCCACCGTGACTGTGAATGCATCAAATTCATCTCTTCTATCTTTCAGTATGCTCTCTGCATATTCTGAGAGTTTTCCGTTCTCCTTGACGATCGGGTATATCCTCACCTCTGAACTGATGCGTATCATCTCGGAGATGGCCCTTTCATGAAATTCCCTGTCAAGGCTGTGGTCATATATGAATAGGAGATGGGAGGAGAGAAGGAGATCAAACTCATCATCATCAAATGGTAAATCCCTGAGGTCCCCCCTAACGTAAAGTTCAGGGCGCTCCCTGTAGCTTTCCTCAAAGCACCCGCAGGCATCCAGGCGTTTTTCAAGCATCTCCTCCGGTGAAGAGTAGAACCTCCACACGAAATGGTTCCTGATCCTCTTAAGGGCATCTGTGAGTGCCATGATGTGCTCCCTGCACATGTTTCCAAGGGTATCTGCATCCTCACCGTACATGATGTCACAGGCCCTCACATCAAGGCCCTTCTCCGCCATGATTGGTGTGAATGAGCTGGCACCCGCTGGACAGTCGAGTATCCGCAGCCCCTCAAGTTCATTTATCCTGAGATCAAACATCTTCAGGTATTCCTGGCATGTGCGGGCGGTGAAGAGTGGTCCCTCTATAACCGGCATAATGTCACCTGTCCATAGTTGTGTTGTATGTGATACTTTAGCATGTGCCCCATGTAAAGAGATCTGTGTGTGGACCCCCATCACTACTTTGTATGTGATATCTTAGCCTGCAAACCACCCCACACCACCGAAATCTTTATATACTAGAATTCTAACATATAGGTTTGTGTGTCTCATACACACATCACCCCCTTAAATTTTGCTTTCAACATCCGGGATATTTTGTTCTGTTGAAAGCACCAAAAAATCAGCTTCCAGAGATAAAAAACGAAAAAGCACCTCCCCGTTTTTTCACTCCTAACAACCCCCCTTTTAAATCTCTGGAAGCTACCCCCCATACTTCAGATAACGATTCTCAATACCTCAGATTTCTGATTTTTAAGTTCCTTCAGGCTATTCATGAATATGATCATTAGGCTCACTTAACCACCAATTATCAGAGAGGGAACACTATTTATGCGCCCATTCACATACCAGTAACCATGAAGGCACTTGTGGTATATTATTCAAGAACCGGGCGTACCAGGGATGTTGCATCCCAGATCGCCAGGGAACTCAAATGTGACATCGAGGAGATAAGGGACACCCAGAAGCGGACGGGTATCATAGGGTTTTTAAAATCAGGTTACCAGGCCGCGAGGGGCAGGGACACTGTACTTGAACCCTATGAAAGGGACCCATCAGACTATGATCTTGTGATAGTGGGTACACCTGTCTGGGCAGGTAATCCATCAGTACCCATTGGCACCTACCTCAGGGAAAATGCATCAAAGATAAAGAATGCTGCCTTCTTCTGTACATATGATGGAAGCGGTGCAGAGGGAACATTCAGGCGTATGAGCGAGATCATCGGAAAGGAACCCATCCAGACAGTCGCCATAACCGAGAGGGAGATAAAGGAGAATACCTGTGACTGCAAGATAGAACCCTTTGTAAGGGACGTTGAAGCAGCATTCAGAACTGAGGAATAGTCCAGATTTTAAGGCATCTTCCTCAATAACTGCAGGCTATGCGATGAAAAAGGCGTTCTGACCTCTCAATCCCCGGGTGAATCGATATCCTCATGGTAGGGTTTTATATCAATGACAGGTGAGCCGTCCAGTGCATCAAGGCCCCTAACCCTGAGGAAATCCCCTGCCTCCAGGAGCTCCACCAGGCACAGCCCTATGGGGTTGGGCCTTGCAGGGGCCCTTGTTGAAAAAACACCCCTCTTCCTCTTTTTACCCCGCGGAACAACCTTAAGAACATCCCTTTCAGCAAGGTGCTGCCAGTAGAGAACAAATAGGTGCCTGAAAAGTTCAACCCCCTCCAGGGCGTCACGATATTCCGGGAAGATGTGGATCTCGCTCTCCTCCATGGAGAGTCTACCCTGATGAGGTGCCTCCCCCCTCCTCATGAATGGGGATCTCACAAATCCAACAGGCCTTATTTTTATCTCCACAGATACCCTCCACAGA from Methanothermobacter sp. includes:
- a CDS encoding ATP-dependent helicase, giving the protein MIVRQKKKYSGSRIHSVLHPWVSEWFKRTFDDFTEAQKYAIMDIHMGRNVLVSSPTGSGKTLTAFLSIISELTTLADRGELEDSVYCIYISPLKALDNDIERNLEEPLQGIREIAEENGRDLEIRKAVRTGDTSSYERSRMLKNPPHILITTPETLSILLVAPKFREKLSTVRYVIVDEIHSLADNKRGVHLSLSLERLQHLVGNFTRIGLSATVHPLERVARFLVGYSYGNERDCIIVDVNYLKELDIELICPVDDIVAADPEEIGNALYDILHDLIMEHRTTLIFTNTRSGTESVVYNLKSRFPESYTDENIMAHHSSLSREIRLETEEKLKRGELKAVVSSTSLELGIDIGYIDLVVLLSSPKSVSRALQRIGRSGHQLHEKSKGRIVVVDRDDLVECSLILKNAVEGKIDSIRVPENCLDVLAQHIYGMAIENPWDIDHALEVIRNSYCYRNLRREDYLSVLSYLAGEYAELEERYVYAKIWLDHEKNMFGRRGKLARMLYSTNIGTIPDRSAAVVKCNGKVVGRIEEDFMEKLRKGDTFVLGGKIYRFNYARGMTVNVSPASGPPNIPSWFSEQLPLSFDLAVDIQRFRDIMDGKFQYGRSKAEIIEFIMDYLHVDERAAGSIYEYFREQYLYATIPSIRRMLVEYYTGFGGRKFIVFHSLFGRRVNDALSRAVAYVIARRYRRDVMISVSDNGFYLSSEGKMGGLESFMELEPENLREILKKALDRTETLASRFRHCAGRALMILRRYRGEEKSVGRQQVRGKILLKFVSELDDRFPILEEARREVMEDYMDIENAIRVLEWIRDGEMEIRQVDTRIPSPFAFNLVAQGYLDVLKYEDRIEFIRRMHQAILDEIR
- a CDS encoding methyltransferase domain-containing protein, which codes for MPVIEGPLFTARTCQEYLKMFDLRINELEGLRILDCPAGASSFTPIMAEKGLDVRACDIMYGEDADTLGNMCREHIMALTDALKRIRNHFVWRFYSSPEEMLEKRLDACGCFEESYRERPELYVRGDLRDLPFDDDEFDLLLSSHLLFIYDHSLDREFHERAISEMIRISSEVRIYPIVKENGKLSEYAESILKDRRDEFDAFTVTVDYEFRRGGNMMLVLKKR
- a CDS encoding flavodoxin produces the protein MKALVVYYSRTGRTRDVASQIARELKCDIEEIRDTQKRTGIIGFLKSGYQAARGRDTVLEPYERDPSDYDLVIVGTPVWAGNPSVPIGTYLRENASKIKNAAFFCTYDGSGAEGTFRRMSEIIGKEPIQTVAITEREIKENTCDCKIEPFVRDVEAAFRTEE
- the tsaA gene encoding tRNA (N6-threonylcarbamoyladenosine(37)-N6)-methyltransferase TrmO, yielding MEIKIRPVGFVRSPFMRRGEAPHQGRLSMEESEIHIFPEYRDALEGVELFRHLFVLYWQHLAERDVLKVVPRGKKRKRGVFSTRAPARPNPIGLCLVELLEAGDFLRVRGLDALDGSPVIDIKPYHEDIDSPGD